TAATAGGCGCGGGGGCGTCCGCATCGACGGCACCGGTTGTATTCACGGGTCTTGAACTTCGCGGGGCGCTGCTGGCGCACTTTCTGAGACGTCTTGGCCATAAGAGCCTTAGTCCTCCTGCTCTTCTTCGTCGTTGGCTGCTTCGGCGCCTTCTTCGCCCGGGCGGCCTTCCTTTGCGAAAGGCATTCCCAGGCCGAGCAAGAGCTCGAAGGCCTCGTGGTCCGTCGGAGCGGACGTGGTGATCGTGATGTCGAGACCATGGTTCTCATCGACCGTGTCGTAATCGATCTCGGGGAAAATCAGCTGTTCCTTGACGCCCATGGAGTAATTGCCCCGGCCGTCGAAGGAGGTGGCCTTGAGGCCACGGAAGTCACGGATACGCGGGATCGCGATCGACGTCAGCCGGTCGAGAAACTCCCACATGCGGGCGCCGCGCAGGGTCACGGAACAGCCGACGGGCATGCCCTCACGGACCTTGAACGAAGCGATCGACTTCTTGGCGATGCGCACGTTCGGCGCCTGGCCGGAGATGATCGCCAGCTCGCCGGTCGCCTTCTCGCGTGTCTTGGTGTCCATGTGCGAGCCGAGCCCCATGTTCAGGGTGATCTTC
The sequence above is a segment of the Thermoleophilia bacterium genome. Coding sequences within it:
- the rplE gene encoding 50S ribosomal protein L5, whose protein sequence is MEAATTTEQVIPPPRLRDRYNDEVLPELIKKFGYSTPMRAPRLEKITLNMGLGSHMDTKTREKATGELAIISGQAPNVRIAKKSIASFKVREGMPVGCSVTLRGARMWEFLDRLTSIAIPRIRDFRGLKATSFDGRGNYSMGVKEQLIFPEIDYDTVDENHGLDITITTSAPTDHEAFELLLGLGMPFAKEGRPGEEGAEAANDEEEQED
- a CDS encoding type Z 30S ribosomal protein S14 — encoded protein: MAKTSQKVRQQRPAKFKTREYNRCRRCGRPRAYYRKFGICRICLREAAHEGYVPGMTKSSW